AGGGCTCAATGATGCCGTCAATAAAGTATTTGTTGATCTTTACAATGAAGGCTTAATCTACCGTGGTTACCGTATCATCAACTGGGATGTACAAGCACAAACTGCTTTATCAAATATTGAGGTTGATCATCTTGAGATTGAAGGAAACTTCTATACATTTGAGTATACTGTGGAAGAGACAGGTGAGAAGCTTGCGGTAGCAACAACACGTCCGGAAACGATGTTCGGTGATGTTTGCATTGTTGTCCATCCCGACGACACACGCTATCAACATCTCATTGGAAAACATGCAATTAATCCAGCAAATGGGGAAGCATTACCAATTATTGCCGATGACTATATTGACATAGAGTTTGGAACTGGGGTAATGAAATGTACACCTGCTCATGATCCCAATGACTATGAAATTGGAAAACGCCATAATCTTGAAATGCCAATTTGTATGAATCCGGATGGAACGATGAATGCTCTTGCCCATAAATTTGAAGGTATGGAGCGTTTTGAAGCACGTAAGGCGCTAGTTGAATATATTCGCGAGCAAGGTAAACTCATATCTATTGAAAAACATGTTCACTCCGTAGGACACTCCGAACGTACGGGTGTTATTGTTGAACCCTATTTGTCAGAACAATGGTTTGTTAAGATGAAACCCCTCGCTGCGGATGTTCTTGAGGCTCAAAAAGGGGATGATGCAATCGTATTCTACCCAGAACGCTTCAACCACACATTTACACAATGGCTAGAAAAAATTGAAGATTGGACTATTTCACGTCAGTTATGGTGGGGACATCGTATTCCTGCATGGTTCCATAAGGAAACAGGGCAGACTTATGTTGGTCTTGAAGCCCCGGTCGATAGTGAGAATTGGCAACAAGACGAGGATGTTCTCGATACATGGTTCTCATCAGCTCTATGGCCATTTTCAACATTAGGATGGCCAGAGGAAACCGAAGATTTTGAACGATACTATCCAAACAGTCTCATGGTTACAGGTTATGATATTATTTTCTTCTGGGTTGCACGTATGGCATTTCAAGGTCGTCATTTCACAGGAAAGAGCCCATTTAAACATGTGTTAATGCATGGCCTTATTCGTGATGAAAATGGTTTGAAAATGAGTAAGTCATTGGGTAATGGTGTTGATCCAATGGACGTTATTGAAGAATACGGTGTGGATGCGCTGCGTTTCTTTCTGACTACCAATTCGACACCGGGTCAAGATATGCGCTATATTCCTGAAAAAGTTGAGGCATCTTGGAATTTTATCAACAAGATTTGGAATGCATCACGATTTGTTAAAATGCACATTGGTGATGATCACTTTGATATTAACAACGCATCACTATCGCAAGTTGACCGTCATATTATTCATAAGTTCAACCAAACACTTGAAGAAGTAAATCGTAATATGGATAAATATGAATACGCGCTTGTTGGGAATACTTTAACGCGATTTGTTTGGGATGACTTCTGTAACTGGTATATTGAGTTAAGCAAGTCAGGACTTCAAAGTGAGGATGAAACGGTTGTGTATGCTACAAAGGCGACATTGCACTACATTCTCAAGAATATTGTGATTACACTCCATCCATTTATGCCATTTGTAACTGAAGAAATCTATCTCAGTCTACCCGATTCAATTGAAACCATTAATAAAGAGTCGTGGCCAATTGAGTTTGCAGTGGATACTGAAGGACTTGAGCAAGTTGACTTCATGATTGCAGCAATTCTTGCTGTTCGTGAAACACGCGTAAGTTACGATGTGAAACCATCGAAACCATTACGCGCACAACTAATTGACGCGCACAATCAAACGTACGCCATGAGTGATGTGTTAGCGAAGATGTTTGAGACAATGGCAAAAGTAACGTTGAGCGAACTTAGTGCGGATGCGCTCATTCAACCAATCAAAGGGGGATCCATCCGTTTGGTTAAGGAAGAATTAGTGGATAAAGCAGCACTAATTGAGAAATTATCCTCAGAGAAAACACGTCTAGAAAACGAGATTAATCGTGCTGAGAAAATGCTAAGCAATCAAAACTTTATTGTAAAGGCACCAGCTGCGAAAGTTGATGAAGAAAAAGCAAAACTTGATGAATACAAACGTCAATTAAAAGTTGTGTTAGAACAACTCGACTAAAAGGGGAAACCATGGAACAAATACTGAATCGATTGGTTATTGGAATTTCAATTCTTTTCCGATTTGATTATGAAAATGATCCGCGCGGATCACGAAAGAAAAGCCTTATTATCTTGTTAGCATTCATTTTATTCCTGAATGCTTTGGCCGTTTGGACGATCCTTCAGCCACGCTAGATTAGAAAGAGAACCCCATAAAGGTTCTCTTTTTTGTGCAAGATAAAAGGGGAACCGTAATGGTTCCCCTTGCTACTTAGTCTAACGGTGTATATACAAATTTCTTCACAATTGTGGTTGTCATTAAGTACATGGCAATGATTCCAAATACCCATGCAATATGTACAGGTTGTAACATTTGCAATTCGATTGAAGCAGCCATCGGTGTAAGTACAAACAGTAATGTAATTGCAATAGCGACTACAGTTACTAATACCAATGTGAATGATGGTGGATTCTTTCGTGAGAGTGGTTTTTTGGAACGGATCACAAAGATGATTAATGCTTGTGACATAATACCAAATGCGAACCAGAATGTATGGAATAATGTTTGTTGTTCTACAGTACGTACATTGAATACAAAGTAGAGTACAAGGAAACAGGCAATATCAAATATGGAACTTAAGGGTCCAAATATTGACATGAATCGAACCAGTGACTTCGTTTCGAGCTTACGTGGTTTTTCGAGTTCTTCAGGTGTACAGTTATCAAATGGAATACCGGTTTGAGCCAGGTCACTCAAGAGATTCTGTACCAAGATATGAACAGGAAGCAGTGGTAAGAAGGGTAAGAAGATACTTGCGACAATAACAGAAATCATATTACCGACGTTGCCACTTACCGCCATCTCAAGGTACTTAACCATGTTGACGATTGTCTTACGTCCTTCGAGGACACCTTCTTCAAGAACACTTAAGTCTTTCTTCAAGAGAATGATATCAGCAGACTCTTTAGCGATATCAACCGCTGTATCTACGGAAATTCCAACATCTGCTTGTTTGAGAGCAAGGGCATCATTGATACCATCGCCCATGAAACCTACGGTATGGTGATTATCTTGGAATGCTTTAACAATTCGTTGCTTTTGACTTGGTGATATTTTTGCAAAGAGATGGCAGTGTTTGACTGCTTCACCAAGTTCTTTATCAGTCATGGCCTCAATATCATCACCCATATAGGTAACTTCAGTATCAATGCCAACCTTACTACAGACTTTCTTGGCTACACCAAGGCTATCTCCTGTAATAACGACAACGTCAACGCCATGGCGGTTGAGGCTTTCAATGGTTGGTTTTGCACTTTCTTTAGGTGG
The window above is part of the Erysipelothrix sp. HDW6C genome. Proteins encoded here:
- a CDS encoding valine--tRNA ligase; translated protein: MTKELAQKYNHLEVEKDKYQKWVEKGYFTAGDKNKQPYSIVIPPPNVTGKLHLGHAWDNTLQDIAIRYQRLLGKDALYLPGMDHAGIATQAKVDERLREQGISRYDLGRDGFLEKSWEWKEEYAGHIRDQWEKIGISVDYSRERFTLDQGLNDAVNKVFVDLYNEGLIYRGYRIINWDVQAQTALSNIEVDHLEIEGNFYTFEYTVEETGEKLAVATTRPETMFGDVCIVVHPDDTRYQHLIGKHAINPANGEALPIIADDYIDIEFGTGVMKCTPAHDPNDYEIGKRHNLEMPICMNPDGTMNALAHKFEGMERFEARKALVEYIREQGKLISIEKHVHSVGHSERTGVIVEPYLSEQWFVKMKPLAADVLEAQKGDDAIVFYPERFNHTFTQWLEKIEDWTISRQLWWGHRIPAWFHKETGQTYVGLEAPVDSENWQQDEDVLDTWFSSALWPFSTLGWPEETEDFERYYPNSLMVTGYDIIFFWVARMAFQGRHFTGKSPFKHVLMHGLIRDENGLKMSKSLGNGVDPMDVIEEYGVDALRFFLTTNSTPGQDMRYIPEKVEASWNFINKIWNASRFVKMHIGDDHFDINNASLSQVDRHIIHKFNQTLEEVNRNMDKYEYALVGNTLTRFVWDDFCNWYIELSKSGLQSEDETVVYATKATLHYILKNIVITLHPFMPFVTEEIYLSLPDSIETINKESWPIEFAVDTEGLEQVDFMIAAILAVRETRVSYDVKPSKPLRAQLIDAHNQTYAMSDVLAKMFETMAKVTLSELSADALIQPIKGGSIRLVKEELVDKAALIEKLSSEKTRLENEINRAEKMLSNQNFIVKAPAAKVDEEKAKLDEYKRQLKVVLEQLD